Proteins co-encoded in one Metabacillus sp. KUDC1714 genomic window:
- a CDS encoding YjcG family protein gives MNYGIALFPSKKLQDLVNSYRKRYDTNYALVPPHLTLKTAFEATVENLEQITKELRQIADKSAPLTISIKKVSSFSPVNNVIYLKVEPTEELQELHEKLHTGSLESQPEYAFVPHITIGQNLSDDEHSDVLGSLKMLEMKHEEVVDRFHLLYQLENGSWTVYETFLLGKDCN, from the coding sequence ATGAACTACGGAATTGCCCTTTTTCCATCAAAAAAATTACAAGATTTAGTGAATTCTTATCGTAAGCGCTATGACACAAATTATGCATTAGTTCCACCACATTTAACACTTAAAACAGCTTTTGAAGCGACTGTTGAGAACTTAGAACAGATTACAAAGGAACTTCGTCAAATAGCTGATAAATCTGCACCTCTAACCATTTCGATTAAAAAGGTTAGTTCTTTTTCACCGGTTAATAATGTAATCTATTTAAAAGTCGAGCCAACTGAAGAATTACAAGAATTACATGAGAAGCTTCATACAGGCTCACTAGAAAGTCAGCCAGAATATGCTTTTGTCCCACATATTACAATTGGACAAAATTTATCTGATGATGAACATTCAGACGTATTAGGTAGTCTTAAAATGTTAGAAATGAAGCATGAGGAAGTTGTTGATCGCTTCCACCTACTATATCAACTAGAAAACGGATCTTGGACCGTATATGAAACATTCTTACTAGGAAAGGATTGCAATTAA
- a CDS encoding alpha/beta hydrolase — MSKQTGMIKEHLFYSTALQEELTLLIYLPENFSPLYKYSLLIAQDGQDYFRLGRVGRQVEALMKNEEIENVIVVGIPYKDVGDRREKYHPDGAKFSGYVRFLAHELVPFLDQEFPTYQVGYGRALIGDSLGATVSLLTGLAYPNTFGKLILQSPYVNDAVLQAVKEFSSPSRPTIFHQIGKNETNVKTTDGEILDFITPNRELKTAIAEKGFSYTYEEFDGDHTWKYWQPALTPILREMFE; from the coding sequence ATGAGCAAACAAACAGGTATGATTAAGGAACATCTTTTTTATTCAACTGCGCTTCAGGAAGAATTAACATTACTAATTTATCTCCCAGAAAATTTTTCACCACTATATAAATACAGCTTGCTTATTGCACAGGATGGCCAGGATTATTTTCGGCTTGGACGTGTAGGGAGACAGGTCGAAGCTTTAATGAAAAATGAAGAAATTGAAAATGTTATCGTTGTTGGAATCCCTTATAAGGATGTAGGCGACCGCAGGGAAAAGTACCATCCAGATGGAGCAAAATTTTCAGGCTATGTTCGATTTTTAGCACATGAGCTTGTGCCATTTCTTGATCAAGAATTCCCAACCTACCAGGTAGGCTACGGGCGAGCTCTTATTGGAGATTCACTAGGTGCAACGGTTTCATTACTTACTGGCTTAGCATATCCAAACACATTTGGAAAGCTAATCCTACAATCACCATATGTGAATGATGCAGTGTTACAGGCTGTGAAAGAATTTTCTTCACCTTCTCGTCCAACTATTTTTCATCAAATTGGGAAAAATGAAACAAACGTTAAAACTACCGATGGAGAAATTCTCGACTTTATTACACCAAATCGAGAGTTGAAAACAGCTATTGCTGAAAAAGGTTTTTCCTATACATACGAGGAATTTGATGGTGACCATACATGGAAGTACTGGCAGCCTGCTTTAACACCGATCTTACGGGAAATGTTTGAGTAA
- a CDS encoding ABC transporter ATP-binding protein, translating into MFLSIEKVTKQFKNRENKAETVLTDIDLQVKEGEFVSILGPSGCGKSTLLSIVAGLTPQTTGELILQGKQLKGPGKERGMVFQQAALFPWLTVEENVMFPLRKELSKKDALERAHKYLSLVQLSPYAKHSPHELSGGMQQRVSIARALAMDPALLLMDEPFGALDEQTRSRLHEVLEEVFLETKKTILFVTHSIHEALKLSDRIVVMGTQPGRILDVIELDFPRPREQAREELVKYEDRIKGLLKSEIDKVIEKEQQYATSR; encoded by the coding sequence TTGTTTTTATCAATTGAAAAGGTTACAAAACAATTTAAAAACCGTGAAAATAAAGCTGAAACTGTTTTAACTGATATAGATTTACAAGTAAAGGAAGGCGAGTTTGTTTCGATTTTAGGACCTTCGGGTTGTGGGAAATCCACTTTGCTTTCAATTGTTGCTGGGTTAACACCGCAAACTACGGGTGAACTTATTTTACAGGGAAAGCAATTAAAGGGCCCTGGTAAAGAACGAGGAATGGTTTTCCAGCAGGCTGCATTATTTCCATGGCTAACAGTAGAAGAGAATGTGATGTTTCCACTACGCAAGGAGCTATCGAAAAAAGATGCACTGGAACGAGCACATAAATATTTATCTCTCGTACAATTAAGTCCTTATGCAAAGCATTCACCACACGAGTTATCAGGTGGGATGCAGCAGCGTGTTTCGATTGCTCGTGCACTTGCAATGGATCCAGCCTTGTTACTAATGGATGAGCCATTTGGTGCATTGGATGAACAAACACGTTCAAGATTACATGAGGTGTTAGAAGAAGTTTTTCTAGAAACAAAGAAAACAATCTTGTTTGTTACACATAGTATCCATGAGGCACTTAAACTATCAGATCGCATCGTTGTTATGGGAACACAGCCAGGACGGATACTAGATGTTATTGAGCTTGACTTTCCAAGACCACGTGAACAAGCGCGTGAGGAACTCGTGAAATATGAAGACAGAATTAAGGGCTTACTTAAGTCTGAGATTGATAAAGTAATAGAAAAGGAGCAGCAGTATGCAACCAGTCGTTAA
- a CDS encoding ABC transporter permease: protein MQPVVKRILFYGILLVVWQVAVIVLEISPALLPAPTDVFTSLYTGFADLTLVYDLVASFRRLAIGLAIALALGLILGVFLAKSKTADETLGSLIIALQSVPSIVWLPLAIMWFGLNEAAVTFIIVLGATLVMTINMRTGLKNVPPLYIKAAQTMDYKGFSLFWKVMFPASIPYAVTGTRLAWAFAWRALMAGELLSTGPGLGYKLKFASDFGDMSLVIAIMMMIMVIGVIVDLLFFQRVEKSVMKKWGLDN, encoded by the coding sequence ATGCAACCAGTCGTTAAACGAATACTTTTTTACGGAATTCTGTTAGTTGTTTGGCAGGTTGCAGTGATTGTATTAGAAATATCACCTGCATTGCTGCCTGCACCAACAGATGTGTTTACATCACTTTACACAGGCTTTGCTGATTTAACACTTGTTTACGATTTAGTGGCAAGCTTTAGACGATTAGCGATAGGTTTAGCCATTGCATTAGCGCTAGGTCTTATCCTTGGTGTGTTCTTAGCTAAATCAAAAACAGCTGATGAAACATTAGGCTCACTTATCATCGCATTACAGTCTGTACCAAGTATTGTGTGGCTGCCACTTGCAATCATGTGGTTTGGCCTTAATGAAGCAGCAGTAACGTTTATTATCGTGTTAGGTGCAACCTTGGTGATGACAATCAACATGAGAACAGGTTTAAAAAATGTGCCACCACTTTATATAAAAGCGGCACAAACGATGGATTATAAAGGATTTAGCTTGTTTTGGAAGGTCATGTTTCCAGCCTCAATTCCTTATGCTGTAACAGGAACTAGATTAGCGTGGGCGTTTGCATGGAGAGCATTGATGGCCGGTGAATTATTAAGTACTGGACCAGGACTTGGTTATAAACTGAAATTCGCGTCAGATTTTGGCGATATGAGTTTAGTTATCGCGATCATGATGATGATTATGGTGATCGGAGTTATTGTCGATTTACTATTTTTCCAAAGAGTAGAAAAAAGTGTTATGAAAAAATGGGGTTTAGATAATTAA
- a CDS encoding aliphatic sulfonate ABC transporter substrate-binding protein, whose protein sequence is MKKGILFALISVLLVGVLAACGTANTGSNGSGSDSKKEVVIGYFPNIDHVPAMIAKEKGYFEEALGEDVKVTYKTFPDGAAFMTALKTGDIHAGLVGPGPVMNNYANGADVKILAGASSGGTVIVASEKSGVQSIDDLTGKTFITPGVGCTHDVQMETFLQDFGITSARIGGTLKHVTGNPAQYGAMFESGKVDLAAVPEPWASMLVNDGAKVIVDTDEISYGTTLPNTVLVTSGKLIEEDKELVAAIVKAHEKGVNFINENREEARDIAIKAIKDITDQELDPAIVDSAWERVTYTTEVNAEVVQEFANSSFELKFLKEKPEFSDLIDTHFLTK, encoded by the coding sequence ATGAAAAAGGGTATATTATTTGCACTTATATCGGTTTTATTAGTAGGTGTATTGGCAGCATGTGGGACGGCTAATACAGGTTCAAATGGTAGTGGAAGTGATAGTAAAAAGGAAGTAGTAATTGGTTATTTTCCTAATATTGATCACGTACCTGCGATGATCGCCAAGGAAAAAGGGTATTTTGAAGAAGCATTAGGGGAAGATGTAAAAGTAACGTATAAAACGTTTCCTGATGGAGCAGCATTTATGACTGCGTTAAAAACAGGTGATATCCATGCAGGTTTAGTTGGCCCTGGCCCTGTTATGAATAACTATGCAAATGGGGCAGATGTGAAGATTCTAGCAGGAGCATCTTCAGGTGGAACAGTTATCGTTGCATCTGAAAAAAGTGGTGTGCAATCAATTGATGATTTAACAGGTAAAACATTTATTACACCTGGTGTAGGCTGCACACATGATGTTCAAATGGAGACATTCCTTCAAGACTTTGGCATTACATCAGCACGTATTGGTGGAACATTAAAGCATGTAACTGGTAACCCAGCTCAATATGGAGCAATGTTTGAATCAGGAAAAGTTGATCTTGCTGCAGTTCCAGAACCATGGGCATCTATGCTTGTAAATGATGGAGCGAAAGTGATCGTTGATACGGATGAAATTTCTTACGGAACAACACTTCCTAATACTGTATTAGTAACAAGCGGAAAGTTAATTGAAGAAGACAAAGAACTAGTTGCAGCCATTGTAAAAGCACATGAAAAAGGTGTTAACTTTATTAATGAAAACCGTGAAGAGGCACGTGATATTGCAATTAAAGCGATCAAAGATATTACAGATCAAGAGCTTGATCCAGCAATCGTTGACAGTGCTTGGGAGCGTGTAACGTACACAACAGAAGTAAATGCAGAGGTTGTACAAGAATTTGCAAATTCTTCATTTGAGCTTAAATTTCTTAAAGAAAAACCTGAATTTAGTGATCTAATCGATACTCATTTCTTAACAAAGTAG